A single window of Streptomyces cathayae DNA harbors:
- a CDS encoding RNA degradosome polyphosphate kinase, whose amino-acid sequence MSQPNADAKAQVQHAQPSVGSIAAHRPHTVAGTVSDLEPDIDADLDAYEESQTGGEPLPQGRFLDRERSWLAFNERVLELAEDPATPLLERANFLAIFASNLDEFFMVRVAGLKRRIATGVAVRSASGLQPREVLEMIWSRSRELMARHAACFHEDVLPALTDAGINLVRWSELTEKEQARLFTLFRHQIFPVLTPLAVDPAHPFPYISGLSLNLAVVVRNPVTGHKHFARVKVPPLLSRFLESSPGRYVPLEDVIAAHLEELFPGMEVLQHHAFRLTRNEDLEVEEDDAENLLQALEKELMRRRFGPPVRLEVEESIDRDVLDLLVRELKISEAEVYPLPGPLDLTGLFRIHGLDRPELKYRAFIAGTHRDLAEVESASAPDIFAALRSRDVLLHHPYDSFSTSVQAFLEQAAADPDVLAIKQTLYRTSGDSPIVDALIEAAEAGKQVLVLVEIKARFDEHANINWARKLEEAGCHVVYGLVGLKTHCKLSLVVRQEGETLRRYCHVGTGNYHPKTARLYEDLGLLTADPQVGADLSDLFNRLSGYSRRETYRRLLVAPKSLRDGLISRIDKEAQHHRAGRPAYVRIKVNSMVDEAIIDALYRASQAGVPVDVWVRGICAIRPDVEGLSENIRVRSILGRFLEHSRVFCFGNGGEPEVWFGSADMMHRNLDRRIEALVRVTDPAHRAALNRLLETGMSDATSSWHLGSDGTWTRHAVDADGRPLRHVQEMLIDARRRRRGTATP is encoded by the coding sequence ATGAGCCAGCCGAACGCCGACGCAAAGGCACAGGTACAGCACGCGCAGCCCTCCGTGGGCTCCATCGCCGCACACCGGCCGCACACCGTGGCCGGCACGGTCTCCGACCTGGAACCCGACATCGACGCGGACCTCGACGCCTACGAGGAGTCGCAGACGGGCGGCGAACCGCTGCCCCAGGGCCGATTCCTCGACCGGGAGCGCAGCTGGCTCGCGTTCAACGAGCGGGTCCTCGAACTCGCCGAGGACCCCGCCACCCCGCTGCTCGAACGGGCCAACTTCCTCGCGATCTTCGCCAGCAACCTGGACGAGTTCTTCATGGTCCGGGTGGCCGGCCTGAAGCGCCGTATCGCCACCGGTGTCGCCGTCCGCTCCGCCTCCGGCCTCCAGCCGCGCGAGGTGCTGGAGATGATCTGGAGCCGCTCGCGCGAGCTGATGGCGCGGCACGCCGCCTGCTTCCACGAGGACGTCCTGCCCGCGCTGACGGACGCGGGCATCAACCTGGTCCGCTGGAGCGAGCTGACGGAGAAGGAGCAGGCCCGCCTGTTCACCCTCTTCCGGCACCAGATCTTCCCCGTGCTGACCCCGCTGGCGGTCGACCCGGCGCACCCGTTCCCGTACATATCGGGCCTGTCGCTGAACCTGGCCGTGGTCGTGCGCAACCCGGTCACCGGCCACAAGCACTTCGCCCGGGTCAAGGTGCCGCCGCTGCTGTCCCGCTTCCTGGAGAGCTCCCCGGGCCGCTACGTCCCCCTCGAGGACGTCATCGCCGCCCATCTGGAGGAGCTGTTCCCGGGCATGGAGGTGCTGCAGCACCACGCCTTCCGGCTCACCCGCAACGAGGATCTGGAGGTCGAGGAGGACGACGCGGAGAACCTTCTCCAGGCCCTGGAGAAGGAGCTCATGCGGCGCCGCTTCGGGCCGCCGGTGCGCCTGGAGGTCGAGGAGTCCATCGACCGCGACGTCCTGGACCTGCTCGTGCGCGAGCTGAAGATCAGCGAGGCCGAGGTGTACCCGCTGCCGGGGCCGCTCGACCTCACCGGTCTCTTCCGGATCCACGGCCTGGACCGGCCCGAGCTGAAGTACCGCGCGTTCATCGCCGGCACCCACCGCGACCTCGCCGAGGTCGAGTCGGCGTCGGCGCCCGACATCTTCGCCGCGCTCCGCAGCCGGGACGTGCTCCTGCACCACCCGTACGACTCGTTCTCCACGTCCGTGCAGGCCTTCCTGGAGCAGGCCGCCGCCGACCCGGACGTCCTCGCCATCAAGCAGACCCTGTACCGGACCTCCGGTGACTCCCCGATCGTCGACGCGCTGATCGAGGCCGCCGAGGCCGGCAAGCAGGTCCTCGTCCTGGTCGAGATCAAGGCCCGCTTCGACGAGCACGCCAACATCAACTGGGCGCGCAAGCTGGAGGAGGCCGGCTGCCACGTCGTCTACGGCCTGGTCGGCCTGAAGACCCACTGCAAGCTGTCCCTCGTGGTCCGCCAGGAGGGCGAGACGCTACGGCGTTACTGCCACGTCGGCACCGGCAACTACCACCCCAAGACGGCCCGGCTCTACGAGGACCTCGGCCTGCTCACCGCCGACCCGCAGGTCGGCGCGGACCTCTCCGACCTGTTCAACCGCCTCTCCGGCTACTCCCGCCGTGAGACGTACCGGCGGCTGCTGGTCGCGCCGAAGTCGCTGCGCGACGGTCTGATCTCGCGGATCGACAAGGAGGCCCAGCACCACCGGGCCGGACGCCCCGCCTACGTCCGCATCAAGGTCAACTCGATGGTGGACGAGGCGATCATCGACGCCCTCTACCGGGCGTCGCAGGCGGGGGTGCCGGTGGACGTGTGGGTGCGCGGCATCTGCGCGATCCGGCCGGACGTCGAGGGCCTGTCGGAGAACATCCGGGTCCGTTCCATCCTCGGCCGCTTCCTCGAACACTCCCGTGTCTTCTGCTTCGGCAACGGCGGTGAGCCCGAGGTGTGGTTCGGCAGCGCGGACATGATGCACCGCAATCTGGACCGCCGTATCGAGGCCCTGGTCAGGGTCACCGACCCCGCCCACCGGGCGGCGCTGAACCGGCTGCTGGAGACCGGCATGTCCGACGCCACCTCGTCCTGGCACCTCGGCTCGGACGGAACGTGGACCCGACACGCGGTGGACGCGGACGGCCGGCCCCTGCGGCACGTCC
- the mshD gene encoding mycothiol synthase, producing the protein MTSDDFARPGRTRSLQTYTALSPEQIGAVLALLDEAARTDGQQAVSEQGRLQLRGGERAGVTHLLLFLTRETSEASESDGGKDGELVGYAQLEDTDPVEPPAAELVVHPSHRGRGHGRALGSALLAASGKRLRVWAHGGHSAARHLAQVLGLTLFRELRQMRRPLAGLELPDPVLPEGVTVRAFVPGRDDAAWLALNAAAFAHHPEQGALTQRDLDDRKAEPWFDPEGFFLAEREGGGLVGFHWTKVHRAEGLGEVYVLGVSPQAQGGGLGKSLTTIGLRYLAGQGLPTAMLYVDADNKAAVAVYERLGFLTHETDLMYRTET; encoded by the coding sequence ATGACCAGCGACGACTTCGCACGGCCGGGCCGCACCCGCTCGCTCCAGACGTACACCGCGCTCTCCCCCGAGCAGATCGGGGCGGTTCTCGCCCTGCTCGACGAGGCCGCCCGGACCGACGGACAGCAGGCGGTGTCCGAGCAGGGGCGGTTGCAGCTGCGCGGCGGTGAACGGGCGGGCGTGACCCATCTGTTGCTCTTCCTCACCCGCGAGACGAGCGAGGCGAGCGAGAGCGACGGCGGCAAGGACGGCGAACTCGTCGGGTACGCCCAGCTGGAGGACACCGACCCGGTCGAACCACCGGCCGCCGAGCTGGTCGTGCACCCCTCCCACCGGGGGCGGGGGCACGGACGGGCGCTCGGGTCCGCGCTGCTCGCCGCCTCCGGCAAGCGGCTGCGGGTGTGGGCGCACGGCGGTCACTCCGCGGCCCGCCATCTCGCCCAGGTCCTCGGACTCACCCTCTTCCGCGAACTGCGGCAGATGCGGCGGCCGTTGGCCGGGCTGGAGCTGCCCGATCCGGTACTGCCGGAGGGCGTGACCGTGCGGGCCTTCGTCCCCGGGCGGGACGACGCCGCCTGGCTCGCGCTGAACGCCGCCGCCTTCGCCCACCACCCCGAGCAGGGCGCCCTCACCCAGCGCGACCTGGACGACCGCAAGGCCGAGCCGTGGTTCGACCCCGAGGGCTTCTTCCTCGCCGAGCGGGAGGGCGGCGGGCTCGTCGGCTTCCACTGGACCAAGGTGCACCGGGCGGAAGGGCTCGGCGAGGTGTACGTCCTCGGCGTGAGCCCGCAGGCCCAGGGCGGCGGCCTGGGCAAGTCCCTGACCACGATCGGCCTGCGGTACCTGGCGGGGCAGGGACTGCCCACCGCGATGCTGTACGTCGACGCCGACAACAAGGCGGCCGTGGCCGTCTACGAGCGGCTGGGCTTCCTCACCCACGAGACGGACCTGATGTACCGGACGGAGACCTGA
- a CDS encoding bifunctional metallophosphatase/5'-nucleotidase, which produces MPATPRSTSLTYRPRRRRRTNRLLVSAAGVLTIGALAAATLPAEAASAGGVKGGASHGHGHHKGYPGRYQDVQLLSFNDLHGNLEPPTGSSGRVTELHPDGTTKTVDAGGAEYLATHLREARKGNRYSVTAAAGDMVGASPLLSGLFHDEPTIEALNKLDLDVSSVGNHEFDEGAKELGRLQNGGCHPVEGCYTDKKFKGADFPYLAANVLDEKTGKPVLKPYWVWKQKGVKVGFIGVTLEATPDIVSAEGVKGLSFKDEVETIDKYAKELQRQGVKSIVALVHEGGFPASSSYNYDCDSPGAGDGVSGPIADIAKKVSPQVDALVTGHTHAAYVCTIPDPAGKPRMVTSAASFGRLYTDTTLTYDRATGDIARTAVKSANHVVTRDVPKAPDMTRLIGRWNTLAAPIGNRPIGYISGDITKDGTTETPLGDLIADAQLAYGRTLDPETDLALMNPGGIRAPLTYAASAAEGDGVVTYAEGFTVQPFANTVNLQDFTGAQLIQVLKEQVSGANEAAPKILQISAGLTYTLDLTRTGADRVVTDSLRLNGSAIDPAATYRVATNNFLAGGGDGFPTLGEGTADLVGEDDLTALEQYLTANSSPTNPIAPPAADRITVVR; this is translated from the coding sequence ATGCCAGCCACACCCAGGTCCACATCCTTGACGTACCGTCCGCGCCGCAGACGCCGTACGAACCGTCTTCTCGTGTCCGCCGCCGGTGTGCTCACCATCGGCGCGCTGGCCGCGGCCACCCTGCCCGCGGAGGCGGCGAGCGCGGGTGGGGTCAAGGGCGGCGCGTCGCACGGGCACGGCCACCACAAGGGGTACCCGGGCCGCTACCAGGACGTGCAGCTGCTGTCCTTCAACGACCTGCACGGCAACCTGGAACCCCCGACGGGTTCCTCGGGCCGGGTCACCGAACTGCACCCGGACGGGACGACCAAGACCGTCGACGCGGGCGGTGCGGAGTACCTCGCCACCCACCTGCGCGAGGCCCGTAAGGGCAACCGCTACTCCGTCACCGCGGCCGCCGGCGACATGGTGGGCGCGTCCCCCCTCCTCTCCGGTCTCTTCCACGACGAGCCCACGATCGAGGCGCTGAACAAGCTCGACCTGGACGTCTCCTCCGTCGGCAACCACGAGTTCGACGAGGGCGCCAAGGAGTTGGGCCGGCTGCAGAACGGCGGCTGCCACCCCGTCGAGGGCTGCTACACGGACAAGAAGTTCAAGGGCGCCGACTTCCCGTACCTGGCGGCCAACGTCCTGGACGAGAAGACGGGCAAGCCCGTCCTGAAGCCGTACTGGGTGTGGAAGCAGAAGGGCGTCAAGGTCGGTTTCATCGGCGTGACGCTGGAGGCCACCCCCGACATCGTCTCCGCGGAGGGTGTGAAGGGCCTGTCCTTCAAGGACGAGGTCGAGACGATCGACAAGTACGCCAAGGAGCTCCAGCGCCAGGGCGTGAAGTCGATCGTGGCCCTGGTGCACGAGGGCGGCTTCCCCGCCTCGTCCTCCTACAACTACGACTGCGACTCCCCGGGCGCCGGCGACGGCGTCTCCGGCCCGATCGCCGACATCGCCAAGAAGGTCTCGCCCCAGGTGGACGCGCTGGTCACCGGCCACACCCACGCGGCGTACGTGTGCACGATCCCGGACCCGGCGGGCAAGCCCCGCATGGTCACCTCGGCCGCGTCCTTCGGCCGCCTCTACACGGACACGACGCTGACGTACGACCGCGCGACGGGTGACATCGCCCGTACGGCCGTCAAGTCGGCGAACCACGTGGTGACGCGGGACGTCCCGAAGGCGCCGGACATGACCCGGCTGATCGGCAGGTGGAACACCCTCGCCGCCCCCATCGGCAACCGCCCGATCGGCTACATCTCCGGTGACATCACCAAGGACGGCACCACCGAGACCCCGCTCGGCGACCTGATCGCCGACGCCCAACTGGCCTACGGCCGGACGCTGGACCCGGAGACCGACCTGGCCCTGATGAACCCCGGTGGCATCCGCGCCCCCCTCACCTACGCGGCGAGCGCCGCCGAGGGCGACGGCGTGGTCACCTACGCCGAGGGCTTCACCGTGCAGCCGTTCGCCAACACGGTCAACCTCCAGGACTTCACCGGCGCGCAGCTGATCCAGGTCCTCAAGGAGCAGGTGAGCGGCGCCAACGAGGCGGCGCCGAAGATCCTCCAGATCTCCGCCGGCCTGACCTACACCCTGGACCTGACCAGGACCGGCGCGGACCGGGTGGTCACGGACTCCCTCAGGCTGAACGGCTCCGCGATCGACCCGGCCGCCACCTACCGCGTCGCCACGAACAACTTCCTCGCGGGCGGCGGCGACGGCTTCCCGACCCTCGGCGAGGGCACGGCGGATCTGGTCGGCGAGGACGACCTGACGGCCCTGGAGCAGTACCTGACGGCCAACTCCTCCCCCACGAACCCGATCGCCCCGCCGGCGGCGGACCGCATCACGGTCGTCCGGTAA
- a CDS encoding DUF1737 domain-containing protein, with amino-acid sequence MKTPPDGLPVYRVLTGPDDVAFCRRVSEALAMGYRLHEGPSVTFDGDRVIVAQAVVWPGAGDTASR; translated from the coding sequence ATGAAGACACCGCCGGACGGGCTGCCTGTGTACCGCGTGCTGACCGGTCCTGACGACGTGGCGTTCTGCCGTCGGGTGAGCGAGGCCCTGGCGATGGGGTACCGGCTCCACGAAGGGCCGTCGGTCACCTTCGACGGCGACCGGGTGATCGTCGCGCAGGCGGTCGTGTGGCCCGGAGCGGGAGACACCGCCTCGAGGTGA
- a CDS encoding DUF6247 family protein — translation MAHEVDPNSCERTPEAIRAALQRRRDWLQAFEQEWLSAAADFDQSALDAVIDKWFPFACACATPGYLDDVEQTVKRMTTDDTEGLVFRDAQGHGFDADGRPVPAGGCR, via the coding sequence ATGGCCCACGAGGTGGATCCGAACTCCTGCGAGAGGACACCCGAGGCGATCCGTGCGGCCCTGCAGCGGCGCCGGGACTGGTTGCAGGCCTTCGAGCAGGAGTGGCTGAGCGCCGCCGCCGACTTCGACCAGTCGGCGCTCGACGCCGTGATCGACAAGTGGTTCCCCTTCGCCTGCGCCTGCGCCACGCCGGGCTACCTCGACGACGTCGAACAGACCGTCAAACGCATGACGACGGACGACACCGAAGGCCTCGTGTTCCGCGACGCGCAGGGCCACGGCTTCGACGCGGACGGCCGGCCCGTCCCCGCGGGCGGGTGCCGGTGA
- a CDS encoding class I SAM-dependent methyltransferase codes for MAEHQDETKAAYDGVVEFYASLFADRLETHPFSRNMIGTFAELVRGTGNPRAADVGCGPGHLTAMLHDLGLDAFGLDLSPGMVDHARRAHPALRFDEARMEALPVEDGALGGVLAHYSVIHTPPGELPALLAEQVRVLTPGGLLLVSFFATDGPEPVRFDHKVTPAYSWPVDRFAELLAGAGLVTFARLLHDPASERGFLDAHVLARRP; via the coding sequence GTGGCGGAACACCAGGACGAGACCAAGGCCGCCTACGACGGGGTCGTCGAGTTCTATGCGTCGCTGTTCGCCGATCGGCTGGAGACGCACCCGTTCTCACGGAACATGATCGGTACTTTCGCCGAGCTGGTGCGCGGGACGGGGAACCCGCGGGCGGCCGACGTCGGCTGCGGGCCCGGACATCTGACGGCCATGCTGCACGACCTGGGGCTGGACGCCTTCGGGCTCGACCTGTCCCCGGGCATGGTCGACCACGCCCGGCGGGCCCATCCGGCGCTGCGGTTCGACGAGGCGCGAATGGAGGCCCTGCCGGTCGAGGACGGCGCGCTCGGCGGCGTGCTGGCCCACTACTCGGTGATCCACACCCCTCCTGGGGAACTGCCCGCGCTGCTCGCCGAGCAGGTGCGTGTCCTGACGCCGGGGGGCCTGCTCCTGGTCTCGTTCTTCGCGACCGACGGACCGGAGCCGGTCCGCTTCGACCACAAGGTGACGCCCGCCTACAGCTGGCCGGTGGACCGGTTCGCCGAGCTGCTGGCCGGGGCCGGCCTCGTCACGTTCGCCCGGCTGCTCCACGACCCGGCCTCCGAGCGGGGCTTCCTCGACGCCCACGTGCTGGCCCGCCGCCCCTGA